The following nucleotide sequence is from Paenibacillus andongensis.
CAAAATGGATTCCTTCCGTTTGGAAATTCAGCAATTTCGCCGATGCATGGACGATTCAGCCTTTTACCTTATTCCTGGAAAATACCGTCATTGTGACGTTGATGTCAACGCTCGGCCAACTGATATCCTGTACGCTCGTAGCCTATGGGTTTGCGAGATTCGATTTTAAAGGGCGCGATCTGCTGTTTCTGATCGTGCTTGCTACGATGATGATCCCTTGGGAAGTCACCATGATCCCGCAGTATATGGAGTTTAACTATCTGGGCTGGATTAATACGCTCAAACCGCTTATAGTTCCGTCGTGGTTCGGCTCGGCTTATTTTATCTTCTTGCTGAGACAGTTCATTCTGACGCTTCCGCGTGAACTAGATGAGGCGGCAACGATCGATGGGGCTAACAAATTTGCTATTCTAGTGCGGATTATTGTTCCGCTCATGGGACCATCGCTCATCTTAGTCGGTGTATTTCAGATTATGAGTTGTTGGAACGATTATCTGGGACCGCTCATTTTCCTAAATGATCAGTCGAAATATACACTGACGCTTGGATTGTCGCAGTTCAAAGGGATGTTTGGCGTCGATATGCAGTCCATTATGGCGATTACCTGCCTGATCTCCATCCCGCCGCTGGCTGTGTTCTTCTTCGCGCAGCGCTATATTGTCGGTGGCATCGCCGGTACGGGGATTAAGGGGTAGATTGGTCCTTTCTATGATAAAAGTCATTGGAAATTATACAATCATATCCCATTTCCTGCAGTGAATATCATCATTCTATTGCAATTATCCAATGAGTTATAGAGACATAGAGAGAGATTCGAAAGGAGAGACAACCATGCGTAACGAGAAAACGGCACGTGATTGGGATAATCTTGCTGTGTTAGAGCGCAATCGCGCGAAAAGCCGAGCGTATTTCATCCCGCATTCCGATAGGGCCGGAGCTTTGAGCTATGATCGAGGGAGCTCGCCTTGGTTCAAATCATTGAATGGCAGTTGGAAGTTTCATTATGCGAAGGGGCCTGAATGGGCACCGGATGATTTTTACCTAGAGAATTATGACATGTCGGGCTGGGATGAGATTCAAGTTCCGAGCCACTGGCAGCTGAAGGGTTATGGAAATCCGCATTATACGGACTTATATTATCCGTTCCCGGTTGATCCCCCGCATGTGCCTAACGATAATCCGACAGGCAGCTATGTGCGTGAGTTTGAACTTCCGCCGCATTGGGACGGCAGACAACTGGCCGTGAAATTCGATGGGGTGGATAGTGCCTTCCATGTATGGGTCAATGGAACATTGGTAGGTTACAGCCAAGGAAGCCGATTGACGTCAGAGTTTGATCTGACACCATATGTTAAGCAAGGAATCAATCGTATGGCGGTTCGCGTCTATCAATGGTCAGACGGCAGCTATCTGGAAGACCAGGACATGTGGTATCTGAGCGGTATTTTCCGGGATGTGTATCTGGTTTCGGAACCGTCCTCCACGCGGGTCGTGGACTATCGAATCGTTACCGAATTGGACGCGGACTATCGGGATGCGACTTTATCGGTTCAAGTTGAGCTGCAAGGAGATGCTTTGCAAGGGGAGCTCCAGCTGCAGTTGTTGGATCATGAAGGTGCACATGTTGTTTCAGCTGAAAAGCTGATTACTGTCGCCGCTGCTGGTCAGACGGTTCTGGAATTTTCAATGCCAGTCACGAAGCCTGCTCTCTGGAGCGCTGAAGCTCCAACTTTATATCATTTGACGATAAGCATCGTGGGCCAGACTGGTAAAGTAGTGGAGGCGGTTGCTCAACGAGTTGGCTTCCGCAAGATCGAAGTGAAGGATGGCCAGTTTTTGGTGAATGGCAAGGCGATCATGCTAAAAGGTGTAAACCGTCATGATCACCATCCCGATACGGGACGCACAGTGACGCTGTCGACCATGATTCAAGATGTGAAGATGATGAAACAGCATAATATGAATGCGGTCAGAACCGCTCATTATCCGAATGATCCGCGGTTCTATGATATTTGTGACGAATACGGCTTATATGTCATGGAAGAAACCGACTTGGAAACACACGGCTTCGAGCCTCTGGGCAATATTTCACGGCTAAGCGATGACCCTGCTTGGCAGGAAGCGTATGTCGACCGCGTGCGCCGCATGGTGGAGCGTGATAAGAATCATCCGTCCGTCCTGTTCTGGTCACTTGGCAATGAGTCCGGCTTCGGCTGCAACTTTCGTGCGATGTCGGCTTGGTGCAAACAAGCAGATCCAACGCGGCTGATTCATTATGAAGAAGATCGCGAAGCGGAAGTGTGCGATATCGTGAGCACGATGTACTCCTCCGTAGAGAAGATGCAAGGCTTCGGTCAGCTGGTTGATCATCCGAAACCGCATATTCTATGCGAATTCGCCCATGCCATGGGGAATGGTCCAGGCGGACTCAAGCCGTATTTTGATACTTTCGATGCTTATAGAAGGCTGCAGGGTGGTTTCGTTTGGGAATGGATCGACCACGGTATCCGCAGGAAGACAGCGGATGGCAAAGACGACTACGCTTACGGCGGAGACTACGGCGATGTGCCGAACAACAGCAATTTCGTCATTGACGGTCTTGTTCGTCCGGATCGGACACCTTCCCCAGGTCTTATTGAATACAAGAAAATTATTGAGCCTGTCAGGGTCGAGTATATAAAAGATGACTGCATACGCATCATGAATCGTTATGATTTTGTGACGCTCGATCACCTCTATGCAGATTGGAGCGTGACGGTAGAGGGGCGAACCGTCCAAAGCGGCGTGCTTGTTCTACCGCGAATTGGTCCTGGTGAAAGTGCAGAGCTGCATGTTCCCGTGAGAGCAGATCTGCAGCTAGCCTTATTGAATCAGGGGGCTGAGCGTTGGTTGAACGTCGGTTTCACCCTTGCGGCTGATTGCATCTGGGGTGAGCAAGGACATGAGGTAGCTTGGGCGCAGCTCGCGCTAGAAGCAGTTGGGAAAAGTGAGCTAACTAGAAATGCCGGAGTTAGCGCCAATTCGTCCGCTTCTGCGGCAGCTGGTTTGCCAATGAGGAGTTTATCCTGCACAGAGGAAGGGCGCAAGCTCATCCTCGCAAACGACTCATTCCGAATCGCATTCGACACCCGGCGGGCAGGAATAAGTTCGCTGCGAATGAATGGCCAAGAGCTAGTGAACAAAGGGCCGCGTCTGAACTTCTGGCGTGCGCCGATTGATAACGATATGTATGTCCTGCCTGACTGGTACAAGGCGCATCTCAATAGACTCAGCGAACGAATCGATGATTGCCGTTGGGAGCGGTTGGACGAAGGAACGATTCGTGTAACTTGGGATTCTCGCATTGCACCCCCGGTATTCGACTGGGGCTTCCGATGTGAAACGACTTACATCATAACAGGCTCAGGCCTTATCGTTATTGATGTGCACGGCGTACCAGAAGGCAAGCCGCCTGCCATGCTTCCAAAGATTGGACTCCAAATGGAGATACCGGGAGACATGGATGCTGTGACATGGTACGGACGTGGTCCGGGAGAGAACTACTCCGATAGCAAAGAAGCAGGACGGTTCGGTGTGTATCGTAAGTCTGTAGATGAACTTTTCACGCCATATATTTATCCGCAGGAAAACGGCAACCGCACGGATGTAAGGTGGGTTTCCATTACGGACGGCGCGGGAATCGGCTTGCTCGCGGTAGGAGCACCGACACTTGAATTCAGTGCTCGACGCTATACTGACGCGGATTTAGAAGCAGCCAAACATGCGAGTGATCTTGTTCCACGGGATTTCATTACACTAAACCTGGATTACAGGCAAAATGGTCTGGGCAGCAACAGCTGTGGACCGGCTCAATCCCCGGAGAACACAGTCACATCGGAAGCTTTCCATTTCCAGATGCTGCTGAAGCCCTATTTATCGGAAGATGCCCTGCCTGAGCGGTTGAGCCATCAAATGAAATTAGAAATGAAACAGCTACAACAGGAGGGTACAAACCATGCTTAATACACAAGACGTTTTGAACTTATCGGGAAAAATAGCGGTTGTGACCGGCGGAGCCTCAGGGATTGGGCTAGCGACAGCTGAACTGCTGGCCAGCTTCGGAGCGTATTCCATCCTTCTAGATATTAACGAAGATCAAGGTGAACAGGCTGTAGCTGCAATCAAAAAGCAGGGAGGCCAAGCAAGTTTCTATCGCTGTGATGTGTCTTCCTCTGCCGATTGCCAGCGTGTTGCAGCAGAAATTGATGCTGCACACGGACGAATCGATATTTTGTTCAATAATGCCGGGATTATTCGCCGTAAAACGGTTGTTGAGCTGGAAGAACGCGATTGGGATTTAGTGATTGATGTCTCCTTGAAGGGCGTTTATCTACTGTCCAAATCTATCATCCCAATCATGGAGCGTGAGGGCGGAGGCAGCATCATTAACTCCGGCTCCGGTTGGGGACTTAAAGGCGGAGACCGCGCTGCTGCCTACTGCGCTGCCAAAGCTGGCGTTGTGAATTTAACGCGGGCTATGGCTATCGATCACGGCGTCGCCAATATTCGCGTGAACTGCGTATCGCCAGGCGATACGGACACGCCGCTGCTGCGTGATGAAGCTAAGCAGCTGCAGCGAAACGAGGCGGAATTCCTAATCGCCTCTGCCGGCGGCCGCCCACTGGAGAGACTCGGAACACCGCGAGATATCGCGAATGCGGTCCTATTTCTGGCGAGTGACATGTCTTCCTGGGTAACGGGAAGCGTGCTCGTTGTTGACGGCGGGGGCATTGCCTAAAAGCGATTCGAACCCAGCTACGCTTGGCAGTTAAGAATCTATAAAATCGTGTTTTAAAAGTCCGCTTTCAGAACGTGGACTTTTTAAACTACCTTTATAAGTACAACGATGAATGGAGGCGTTACCTTTGCCTAATAACAGAACTTATGCCCATCCTTATATACCGAATACTGTGCCTGAGGTTCGTGATGCGATGCTGAAGGAAATCGGCCTGACATCAATGGACCAGCTTCATGACGCCATTCCAAACAGCTTGAAGCTGAATCGGGAGATGAACCTCCCGCCAGCCATGACGGAATATGAGCTGCGCCGCCATATAGATGGTCTACTCGCCAAGAATAAGCACGGTGCCGCTTATCTGAATTTCCTCGGAGCGGGCTGCTGGCAGCATTTTATTCCGGCTGTCTGTGACGAAATCAATCAGCGTTCCGAGTTCGTTACAGCTTATGCCGGTGAACCCTATGAAGATCACGGACGATTCCAAACCCTGTTCGAGTATCAAAGCCTGATGGCTGAGCTGGTTGATATGGACGTCGTTAATGTCCCTACCTTCGACTGGGCACAAGCGGCTTCAACAGCGATTCGGATGGCGGGCCGCATTACCGGCCGCCGTGTTGCACTGCTTCCAAAGTCAGTCGATCCCGACAAAGTGATGATCATTAACAACTACTGCACACCAGTGATGGAGCTGCGTTTTGTTGAAATCAACGAGGCAACCGGCAAAATGGACTTGAATGATTTGCGCAGCAAGCTATCCAGCGAGGTAGCTGCGGTATACTTCGAGAATCCTGGTTACCTTGGCATCATCGAAGACCAAGGACATGAAATCTCGGAGCTTGCTCATTCCGTGAATGCCATCTCCATCGTTGGCGTGGACCCAATCTCACTTGGCGTACTTCAGCCTCCGAGCCAATATGGCGCAGATATCGTCTGTGGAGATTTGCAGCCGCTGGGGATGCATATGAACTACGGCGGCGGGCAAGCCGGATTTATCGCGACGCGCGACGAAGAGACCTATGTCATGGAATATCCTTCACGGTTGTTCGGCATCGTGCCGACCGAGGTTGAAGGTGAATATGGCTTCGGCGACGTGGCTTATGAGCGCACATCCTTCGCGCTTCGCGAGAAAGGGAAGGAGTCCGTCGGTACCCAGACAGCATTATGGGGCATAACCGCAGGTGTATACTTGTCCTTGCTTGGGCCAACGGGTATGCAGGAGGTCGGCGAGACCATCATACAGAAATCGCAATACGCTGCAAAGAAACTCTCCGCCATTCCAAGCATTTCCCTTCGATTCGGCGAGACTGCTTTCTTCAAGGAGTTTGTTGTTGATTTCAACGATACTGGCCTAACTGTTGCTGAAATTAATGCGCGCTTGTCAGAAGCGGGAATATTCGGAGGCAAAGATTTGTCCGCTTCCTTCCCGGCATGGGGTCAATGTGCCCTCTACTGCGTTACTGAAATTCATTCGCAGGCTGATCTAGATCGTCTAGCAGACACCATTCAAACCATCGTTCGTAAACCGTGATCGATTGATATAGAGAAAGGACGGAACGCCATGAAACGAATTCGCAGAGATCATAAAGTCCGTAATTTTCATCAAGCCAAATGGGATGAGCCGGTCATCTTTGAGCTTCACCGTCAGGGTGAGCGAGGGGTCATTCCGCCAGGAACGGAAGCTGGCATTGCAGCTGAGGTGGGAGATGGTATTGGACGTATTCCAGTTTCCATGAAGCGAAAATCAGCGCCGGCTTTACCCGAGATCGGTCAAGCCAAAGTGCTTCGGCATTACTTGCGCCTATCCCAGGAGACTCTAGGCTCCGATTTGAATGTCGAGATCGGACAAGGGACCTGTACGATGAAGTATATTCCGCGTATCAACGAAATGCTTATCCGTTCGCCACATATGATGGAGCTTCATCCCTTGCAGGATGCAGATTCCGTGCAGGGCATGTTGGAAATTTTCTATAAACTAGACCTTGCCATGCGTGAGATCAGTGGGATGGATGCCTTCTCGTTCCAACCGAGCAGCGGCACGCAGGCCTTGCTTGCGATGGCTTCCATCGTTCGTGCTTATCATGATTCGCGGGGTGAGGGGGACCAGCGGGATGAGATCATCACGACGATTTTCTCTCACCCCTCCCAAGCGGCGACAGCTGCGGTCAAGGGCTACAAAATCATCACACTGCATCCAGATGAAGATGGTTTCCCAGACATAGAGAAGCTGAAGAGTGTTATCTCCGAGCGAACTGCTGGTTTTGTCGTTGCGAACCCGGAGGATACGGGCATCTATAACCACCGAATCCGCGAGTTTACTGACATTGTTCACGAAGCGGGCGGAGTCTGCTTCTACGATCAGGCCAACGCAAACGGCTTGCTTGGCATCACGAGAGCGAAGGAAGCGGGCTTCGACATGTGCTTCTTCAATCTGCATAAGACTTTTGCGGCTCCTCATATGTGCGGCGGTCCGGCAACGGGTGCACTTGGTGTGAGTGAGGAACTCAAACGTTTCTTACCTGGACCGCTCGTGAATTACGACGGAAGCCGTTATGTTTTGACGAATCAGACGGCAGACAGCATTGGCAAAGTCCGCAGCTTCCATGGGGTCGCACAGACTGTCCTGCGTTCTTACGCTTGGATTATGAGCCTCGGTCCGGATGGACTGAAGGATGTAGCCCAAATTGCGGTGCTGAACAACAATTATCTGTATCACAAAATCCTGCAAATCCGCGGAGCGAGCGCACCTTATATCAAAGGACGCCGCCTCGAGCAGGTTCGCTACAGCTGGAAGCAGCTTACAGATGAGACAGGTGTCACGACAGAGGATATTACCCGCCGCATGTGTGATTTCGGCCTGCATTACTGGACGTCCCATCACCCGTATATCGTGAAGCAGCCGTTTACTTTGGAGCCGACAGAGTCGTATTCCAAAGAAGATCTGGACGAATACATCCATGCGCTGGAGCATATCTCGAATGAAGCCTACACACAGCCTGATATTGTGCGGTCAGCTCCGCATAACAGTACCGTTCATCGGAACGATGAGTCGTCTCTGGATGACCCGGAGCAATGGTGCATTACTTGGCGTGCGTATCTGAAAAAGACGCAACCGGTATAAATCGCTCTATCGTTTTCATCTTGCTGTCATATATAATTATTGTTGAACAGAGAGGCTCCGTGAGGAGCCTTTTCTGTTTACCATCATATTAAAGATTTGACACTATCGATTGATCGCGATTTATGACACCTCCATGTAGAGCAAGATTGGATGAATGAATCGACGGTCTCGATTTCCTAGCAAATAGGGGCTAAGTTTAGTTTATCAAAAATAAAACAAAACCAGTTGGGAAAAGCAGGAATCGATGAGTGAATCTGTAATATTATATAAAAAGACAAAATTCGCCGATTTTCGGCAAGGAGAGTACAAACATGATGCATCCGCATACGGAACTGCGATACATTGACGACAAGATCGGTTTCGGGGTTTTCGCTACTAGGCTCATTCCCAAAGGGACAATTACATGGGCGCTCGATGATTTGGACCAAATTCTGGAGCCGGACGCGGTTCAGGCGCTCGAGGAAGATAGGAAAAAGCTCGTTCTGAAGTACTCCTACCGTAATCAAGATGGGAAGTACATTCTCTGCTGGGATAATGGCCGTTATGTAAACCACAGCTTCCATGCCAACTGTATCGGAACAGCGTACGAGATAGAAATCGCGGTCCGTGACATTCATCCTGGGGAGCAGCTAACCGACGATTACGGCTCGCTGAATGTGGATGAACCGTTCGAATGCTTCCCGGAGGAAGGGACCGATCGAACGCGGGTGATGCCCGGTGATTTGCAGCTATATGCTGATATTTGGGATGCTCAAGCGTTAGACGCTTTTCAGCACTATTATGAGGTCGAACAGCCACTAGCGCATCTCATTCGTCCGGAATTTCAAGATAAAGTAGAAATCGCTGCTAAAGAGCAGCGATTGGTGGATTCCATACGAGCTATTTATTTTGACCGTGATTCCAAGAATACGGTCAAATGAGGAGCACGCTTCATTAAGTCTTGGAAAAATTCACGCTGCAGCGTGATAAAGACGACCGGTGTTAGCGTGTGAATGGTAGCCGTACGGGGAATGTTGCGAAGTAACGCCACTTCCCCAAAGAAATCGCCGTCGGACAGCACAGCAAGCCGATCATTGGTTCCTGTGCTGTTCTTTTTCAACACTTCGACCTTGCCCCGTACAATAATGTAAAACTTATCCCCAAGATCACCTTCGTCGATGATCGTCCGCTCTTTGGCATAGGATTCCGTTACGAAAAAGTGGGATATATCCCGTAATAATGATTCATCCATTTCTGAAAAAATCGGAAATAGCTTCAGCCTCCCCGAACTAATCTCTACGTGATAGCCGTCCTCGCTTATGTCGAAGCCAGTTTGCTTCGTCCACGATTGCTTATAACGACCTTCCGGCAGCATGAGTAATTCCTGGTGACTGCCTTTCTCGGCAATTTCGCCTTGATTCAGCACGTAGATACAATCGGCATGCTCAGCCGACGCGAGACGGTGGGTTACGGATATGACGGTCCTGGTGGCCGTTATTTGTTGTAGCGTCTTGTTGATTGCTGCCTCTGTGGCCGGGTCAAGCGCCGAAGTCGCTTCATCCAGGATTAGAATAGCCGGGTTACGAATGATCGCACGGGCGATCGCTACACGCTGCCGCTGACCGCCGGATAGACGTCCGCCCCGCTCACCGACATCCGTATCGTACCCATCTGGCAGGCTCATGACGAAATCGTGGATTTCGGCTAAACGTGCGGCCTCCATGACTTCCTCGTCGCTTGCTTCAGGCTTGCCTAGACGAATATTTTCACGGATTGAGGATCGGAAGAGGAAGCTTTCCTGAAACACAATGCCGATTTGAGAACGAAGCGATGGCAGCGCAATTTGACGGATGTCGGTTCCATCGTAGCGCACGGAGCCCGTCTGCGGATCGTAGAAACGCATCAGCAGGTTAATGATGGTGCTTTTACCGGAGCCGCTGGCACCAACGAATGCAGCAAAGGTGCCTTTGGGAATCGTCAGGCTGACACCGTTCAAACTGCGCTGCTCCGGGCTGTAAGCGAACGTGACATTGCGAAATTCAATGTTGCTTTCAAAATGCGGCAGATGAGTGCCCTGTTCGTTGCTAGGAACACTCGGCTGCTCATCGAGCAGCTCACGGACCCGCTGCATACCGGATGTCGCTTCAATAAATTGAGGGGCAAGCCAGGTTATAGCTGCAACCAAGTAGCTCAGGCTGAGTAGAATCGCGCTGAAGGCGAGCAGTGAACCGATGGAGAGGATGCCGAAGTAAGCTAGCATCGATCCCACGCAAATCGTCATCAAGTTCAAAATCATCGTGCCCAGATTAGTTGTACGGTCAATCAGGAAACTTAAGAAGCTGGATCGGGTCGATAACTTCCCATACTGCAGCATACGATCGGCAAAGCGTCCAATCATTAAAGGCTGAAGCCCGAACGCTTTAATGACCGGTTGAGCACTCACATTTTCCTGTATAGCTGTGGCGATACTGGCCTGATCTTCTTTTAACTGATAACTGGCATCATAAGCCTTCTGACCGAATAATTTAGGTCCAATCAGACAGAGCGGCAACCCAATCACCGCAAGCAGCGCAAGCTGCCATTGCAGGACGAATAGCACCCCTACGTTCAAAATAAGCCCAAGTATGGATAAAAGCGCGTAGGGTATGAGCTTGATGAACGTATCAATGGAAATGAGATCATTATTGAATCTAGAAACGATATCGCCACCGCTCATTCGATGGAAGAAGTCGGTAGAGAGGCTCTGCAGCTTCTCAAAGAGCTGCTTATAGTAATTCGTCACGATGCGGGAGCCGAGACTTGCAAACATGCGATCACGGTACATGCCCACCACGACAGAAGCAAGAGCGCCGGAAGCCATTAAGGACAAAATAAGCAGTAGCAGGTTATACTGCTGCGGAACGATGGCCAAATCGATAATGAATTTGTAGCTGAGGGGCATGAACGTTTCGAAGGCCAGCTCTACGAGGAGAGCTGCAAGCAGAAGCGCAGTCTGCAGTTTGTACTGAAGGAAAGAGGAGAAGAGCAGACGGACAAAGGAAAACATGAATAACCTCCCGAGAGTAAATCGAACCATTTCCTCTATCTTAGCATCGGGTTTGGATTTGGAGTATAGTCTGGATGTAAATTTAATGAGGCAAAGAAAGATTTTCCCCTTGTTATATTTTTAGCTGCGTATTGTATAAAGTGCATCAATATGAAACTGCATAGCATAATCGCTTGACTTGGAGTTAACTCCAGAGAGTAAACTGTTTTTGAAAGAAACAATATCTAACAGAAAGTGAGGAACAATCTAAATGGAATATGTGAAACTTGGAAATACTGGCTTGGATGTATCTCGGCTTTGTCTTGGCTGTATGAGCTTTGGTGTAGCAGAGCGGTGGGTTCATCCATGGGTACTTAATGAAGAGCGCAGTCGTCCTATTATTAAAAAAGCTCTGGAGCAGGGTATTAACTTTTTTGATACGGCGAATGTGTATGCAGACGGAACAAGCGAAGAAATTGTTGGACGAGCTCTAAAGGATTATGCCAATCGTGATGAAATTGTCCTCGCGACAAAGGTTCATTTCCGCATGCATCAAGGTCCAAACGGGGCTGGTCTTTCCCGAAAGGCAATCTTGAGTGAAATAGATAAGAGTCTTAAGCGATTGGGAACCGATTATGTAGACCTTTATCAAATCCATCGCTGGGATTACAATACTCCTATTGAAGAAACAATGGAAGCATTGCATGATGTTGTGAAGGCTGGGAAGGCAAGATACATAGGTGCTTCTGCGATGTACGCATGGCAGTTCCTAAAAGCATTACATGTAGCTGAAAAAAATGGGTGGACTCGATTTGTGTCGATGCAGAATCATTTAAACCTCATATACCGGGAAGAGGAGAGGGAGATGCTGCCGCTTTGTAAGGAAGAGAAAATCGGTGTGATTCCATATAGCCCGCTTGCATCAGGAAGATTGACGCGTGATTGGTCGGAAAGAACACAACGTTCCGAAACCGATCAAGTTCAGAAATCTAAATACGATGCGACTGCAAGTACGGATCGATTGATTGTGGAGCGTGTTGCAGCAATCGCAGAAAAACGTGGTGTTCCCCGCGCTCAAATCGCACTTGCCTGGTTATTGCAGAAAGAACCGGTATCAGCTCCCATTATCGGTGCTACGAAATTGTCTCATCTCGATGACCCGGTAGCTGCTCTTTCGATTATATTAACACCTGAAGAAATTGCATTGCTGGAAGAGCCGTATGTTCCCCATCGGGTAATTGGTGCGGTTTGATGTATGAAACGACAAGAACACCCTAACCATTTATGGGCGTTCTTGATCTCAAATTCGGAGGTGAAATCTACATGTTGATAGCAGAAGTCAGTGAAAAATTTGATCTATCACAGGATACACTCCGCTATTATGAACGAATCGGACTTATTCCCAGGGTGAACCGCAATAAAAGCGGAATTAGGGATTATTCGGAAGAAGACTGCAGGTGGGTCGATTTTATCAAATGTATGCGAGGCGTAGGTCTTCCAGTTGAAATGTTGATTGAGTATGTTGGGCTGTTTCTGAAGGGTGACGAAACCATGGATGCTAGGAAAGAACTCCTAATCGAGCAGCGTATGAAACTCATAACAAAAATGGAACAGATGAAGAAAGTGCTGGAACGCATGGATGATAAAATTGAAAGATATGAACAGACCATAGTTGAAAAAGAAAAAACACTAAATAGACCGTAAGGGATAAATAGTATTCGCCAAAGGCACCTTCCTGTATAATGAATAGCTGAGCAACAAGACTATGCATCGAGGTGTTTAACTTTGACTTCAGAAAAATTTTTCAAGCATCCTTTAGGTATTGTATCCGCTGCGTCCTTGGCGACGCTTCTATGGGGGAGTGCATTTCCATTTGTTAAGCTAAGTTACGCGGATCTCCATATTGGAAAAGCGGATTGGTCCGAGCAGCTTTTGTTTGCTGGCTATCGTTTTATTTTAGCCGCGATTCTTATTCTATTGTTTATGGCAATCATCGGTAAAAAGGCGGGGTATCAACGGGGCACACTGCTGAAAATCGGGAAAATCGGTCTCTTCCAAACCTTTTTGCAATATCTATTTTTCTATTACGGTTTGAGCGCAAGTACGGGGATTCAGGGCTCGATTATCGCAGGGACGACCTCGTTTTTCCAAATATTGCTTGCTCACTATATGTACAAGAACGATCGTTTGAATTTGAAAAAAATGATCGGTTTAGTTTTAGGATTTGGCGGAGCCATCCTGGTCAATATGACCAAGGGGGATTTGACTCTGCAAATGGGCATAGGGGAAATTTGTTTGCTGATCGCGATGTTTTTCGGAGCGTTGGGCAATGTGCTTTCCAAGAACGAAGCGAAAGAGCTGGATGTCCTGTATATGACCGGTTGGCAAATGCTGCTTGGGGGCCTCGCCTTATTTGCGGTCGGTGCGACTTTTGCAGGTTCAATTGTTCTTGATTTTACATGGACAACCATGTTGATGCTGCTGTACTTAGCCTTTTTGTCGTCAGTTGGCTTCGTCCTCTGGAACAATGTTATGAAGTACAACAAAGTCGGAAGCATCTCGATGTATTTGTTCTTGATACCGGTTTTTGGTGTGATTTTGTCCGCGCTGATGTTGAAGGAAGAATTGCATCTAATTGTGTTTGCAGCGCTCGGTCTGGTGGTCTCGGGTATTGTTATTGTGAATCGGCCGAA
It contains:
- the gcvPB gene encoding aminomethyl-transferring glycine dehydrogenase subunit GcvPB; amino-acid sequence: MKRIRRDHKVRNFHQAKWDEPVIFELHRQGERGVIPPGTEAGIAAEVGDGIGRIPVSMKRKSAPALPEIGQAKVLRHYLRLSQETLGSDLNVEIGQGTCTMKYIPRINEMLIRSPHMMELHPLQDADSVQGMLEIFYKLDLAMREISGMDAFSFQPSSGTQALLAMASIVRAYHDSRGEGDQRDEIITTIFSHPSQAATAAVKGYKIITLHPDEDGFPDIEKLKSVISERTAGFVVANPEDTGIYNHRIREFTDIVHEAGGVCFYDQANANGLLGITRAKEAGFDMCFFNLHKTFAAPHMCGGPATGALGVSEELKRFLPGPLVNYDGSRYVLTNQTADSIGKVRSFHGVAQTVLRSYAWIMSLGPDGLKDVAQIAVLNNNYLYHKILQIRGASAPYIKGRRLEQVRYSWKQLTDETGVTTEDITRRMCDFGLHYWTSHHPYIVKQPFTLEPTESYSKEDLDEYIHALEHISNEAYTQPDIVRSAPHNSTVHRNDESSLDDPEQWCITWRAYLKKTQPV
- a CDS encoding aldo/keto reductase, whose translation is MEYVKLGNTGLDVSRLCLGCMSFGVAERWVHPWVLNEERSRPIIKKALEQGINFFDTANVYADGTSEEIVGRALKDYANRDEIVLATKVHFRMHQGPNGAGLSRKAILSEIDKSLKRLGTDYVDLYQIHRWDYNTPIEETMEALHDVVKAGKARYIGASAMYAWQFLKALHVAEKNGWTRFVSMQNHLNLIYREEEREMLPLCKEEKIGVIPYSPLASGRLTRDWSERTQRSETDQVQKSKYDATASTDRLIVERVAAIAEKRGVPRAQIALAWLLQKEPVSAPIIGATKLSHLDDPVAALSIILTPEEIALLEEPYVPHRVIGAV
- a CDS encoding MerR family transcriptional regulator, which translates into the protein MLIAEVSEKFDLSQDTLRYYERIGLIPRVNRNKSGIRDYSEEDCRWVDFIKCMRGVGLPVEMLIEYVGLFLKGDETMDARKELLIEQRMKLITKMEQMKKVLERMDDKIERYEQTIVEKEKTLNRP
- a CDS encoding SET domain-containing protein, with protein sequence MMHPHTELRYIDDKIGFGVFATRLIPKGTITWALDDLDQILEPDAVQALEEDRKKLVLKYSYRNQDGKYILCWDNGRYVNHSFHANCIGTAYEIEIAVRDIHPGEQLTDDYGSLNVDEPFECFPEEGTDRTRVMPGDLQLYADIWDAQALDAFQHYYEVEQPLAHLIRPEFQDKVEIAAKEQRLVDSIRAIYFDRDSKNTVK
- a CDS encoding ATP-binding cassette domain-containing protein, with the translated sequence MFSFVRLLFSSFLQYKLQTALLLAALLVELAFETFMPLSYKFIIDLAIVPQQYNLLLLILSLMASGALASVVVGMYRDRMFASLGSRIVTNYYKQLFEKLQSLSTDFFHRMSGGDIVSRFNNDLISIDTFIKLIPYALLSILGLILNVGVLFVLQWQLALLAVIGLPLCLIGPKLFGQKAYDASYQLKEDQASIATAIQENVSAQPVIKAFGLQPLMIGRFADRMLQYGKLSTRSSFLSFLIDRTTNLGTMILNLMTICVGSMLAYFGILSIGSLLAFSAILLSLSYLVAAITWLAPQFIEATSGMQRVRELLDEQPSVPSNEQGTHLPHFESNIEFRNVTFAYSPEQRSLNGVSLTIPKGTFAAFVGASGSGKSTIINLLMRFYDPQTGSVRYDGTDIRQIALPSLRSQIGIVFQESFLFRSSIRENIRLGKPEASDEEVMEAARLAEIHDFVMSLPDGYDTDVGERGGRLSGGQRQRVAIARAIIRNPAILILDEATSALDPATEAAINKTLQQITATRTVISVTHRLASAEHADCIYVLNQGEIAEKGSHQELLMLPEGRYKQSWTKQTGFDISEDGYHVEISSGRLKLFPIFSEMDESLLRDISHFFVTESYAKERTIIDEGDLGDKFYIIVRGKVEVLKKNSTGTNDRLAVLSDGDFFGEVALLRNIPRTATIHTLTPVVFITLQREFFQDLMKRAPHLTVFLESRSK